A stretch of the Ictidomys tridecemlineatus isolate mIctTri1 chromosome 5, mIctTri1.hap1, whole genome shotgun sequence genome encodes the following:
- the Stmn3 gene encoding stathmin-3 isoform X1: MASTVSGWEKWDPDQQTQGWGSDGTAHHGLMPTAYKEKMKELSVLSLICSCFYSQPHPNTIYQYGDMEVKQLDKRASGQSFEVILKSPSDLSPESPVLSSPPKRKDASLEELQKRLEAAEERRKTQEAQVLKQLAERREHEREVLHKALEENNNFSRLAEEKLNYKMELSKEIREAHLAALRERLREKELHAAEVRRNKEQREEMSG; this comes from the exons GGTGGGAAAAATGGGACCCTGATCAGCAGACTCAGGGGTGGGGCAGTGATGGTACCGCTCACCATGGCCTCATGCCCACAGCCTACAAGGAGAAGATGAAGGAGCTGTCCGTGCTGTCACTCATCTGCTCCTGCTTCTACTCACAGCCTCACCCCAACACCATCTACCAGTATGGGG ACATGGAGGTAAAGCAGCTGGATAAGCGGGCCTCTGGCCAGAGCTTCGAGGTCATCCTCAAGTCCCCTTCTGACCTGTCCCCAGAGAGCCCTGTGCTCTCCTCTCCCCCCAAGAGGAAGGACGCCTCCCTGGAGGAGCTGCAGAAGCGACTGGAGGCAGCTGAGGAGCGGAGGAAG ACACAGGAGGCGCAGGTGCTGAAGCAGCTGGCGGAGCGGCGCGAGCACGAGCGCGAGGTGCTGCACAAGGCGCTGGAGGAGAACAACAACTTCAGCCGCCTGGCGGAGGAGAAGCTCAACTACAAGATGGAGCTCAGCAAGGAGATCCGCGAGGCGCACCTGGCGGCGCTGCGGGAGAGGCTGCGCGAGAAG GAGCTGCATGCGGCGGAGGTGCGCCGGAACAAGGAGCAGCGGGAGGAGATGTCGGGCTAA
- the Stmn3 gene encoding stathmin-3 isoform X3: MKELSVLSLICSCFYSQPHPNTIYQYGDMEVKQLDKRASGQSFEVILKSPSDLSPESPVLSSPPKRKDASLEELQKRLEAAEERRKTQEAQVLKQLAERREHEREVLHKALEENNNFSRLAEEKLNYKMELSKEIREAHLAALRERLREKELHAAEVRRNKEQREEMSG, from the exons ATGAAGGAGCTGTCCGTGCTGTCACTCATCTGCTCCTGCTTCTACTCACAGCCTCACCCCAACACCATCTACCAGTATGGGG ACATGGAGGTAAAGCAGCTGGATAAGCGGGCCTCTGGCCAGAGCTTCGAGGTCATCCTCAAGTCCCCTTCTGACCTGTCCCCAGAGAGCCCTGTGCTCTCCTCTCCCCCCAAGAGGAAGGACGCCTCCCTGGAGGAGCTGCAGAAGCGACTGGAGGCAGCTGAGGAGCGGAGGAAG ACACAGGAGGCGCAGGTGCTGAAGCAGCTGGCGGAGCGGCGCGAGCACGAGCGCGAGGTGCTGCACAAGGCGCTGGAGGAGAACAACAACTTCAGCCGCCTGGCGGAGGAGAAGCTCAACTACAAGATGGAGCTCAGCAAGGAGATCCGCGAGGCGCACCTGGCGGCGCTGCGGGAGAGGCTGCGCGAGAAG GAGCTGCATGCGGCGGAGGTGCGCCGGAACAAGGAGCAGCGGGAGGAGATGTCGGGCTAA
- the Stmn3 gene encoding stathmin-3 isoform X2 yields MASTVSAYKEKMKELSVLSLICSCFYSQPHPNTIYQYGDMEVKQLDKRASGQSFEVILKSPSDLSPESPVLSSPPKRKDASLEELQKRLEAAEERRKTQEAQVLKQLAERREHEREVLHKALEENNNFSRLAEEKLNYKMELSKEIREAHLAALRERLREKELHAAEVRRNKEQREEMSG; encoded by the exons CCTACAAGGAGAAGATGAAGGAGCTGTCCGTGCTGTCACTCATCTGCTCCTGCTTCTACTCACAGCCTCACCCCAACACCATCTACCAGTATGGGG ACATGGAGGTAAAGCAGCTGGATAAGCGGGCCTCTGGCCAGAGCTTCGAGGTCATCCTCAAGTCCCCTTCTGACCTGTCCCCAGAGAGCCCTGTGCTCTCCTCTCCCCCCAAGAGGAAGGACGCCTCCCTGGAGGAGCTGCAGAAGCGACTGGAGGCAGCTGAGGAGCGGAGGAAG ACACAGGAGGCGCAGGTGCTGAAGCAGCTGGCGGAGCGGCGCGAGCACGAGCGCGAGGTGCTGCACAAGGCGCTGGAGGAGAACAACAACTTCAGCCGCCTGGCGGAGGAGAAGCTCAACTACAAGATGGAGCTCAGCAAGGAGATCCGCGAGGCGCACCTGGCGGCGCTGCGGGAGAGGCTGCGCGAGAAG GAGCTGCATGCGGCGGAGGTGCGCCGGAACAAGGAGCAGCGGGAGGAGATGTCGGGCTAA